CCAATTAAGCTACGATAATGTATTATTCGATTTAATTTTAGCTTAGTTTCTCCAGTGATGGGATTAATAATAAAGGCTCATTGAATGTATGTCAATATAAATGACATATTTTTTATTCGAAATAAATGAAAGCGGTTAATATGTGAAATATTTAACAATATTATTCAATACATAACATAAACATAACGCGAAAAACCAAATCTTATCTCGTAATAGACCGTGCGAAAACTATAAATAGGAAGAACCTGATTTCAAAGGGAAAATAAATTAGAATAGCAAGAGGTTTGAGATAAACAATCAAAGCAGATGGTTTGTATATATGAATATAAAAAAAGGGGTAGGATCATGCGCGGATTGATAGTGAAATGGAAATTGCCCCGCATCAAAAGTAAGTTTTTTATAGCAACCAACCTTTGATACGGAGCATCTTGAGCCGTTATTGAAAATCTACTGCCTTAACAGATGCATCTTCTTGTATTAGGGATAACAAATTCACAGAATTAAAGGATTCAGGATATTTTACGATAATTTCTAAATTCAACTCAGAGGCAAGACTATTATTTTCAGCGTGAAAGCTTAGTATAGTAATGTTCTTTTCTTCAAGTATCTTTTGGATTCGACTGACGGCTCCTTCTGTATTAGACAGACAGATCACAATCTGTTGGGTTTTCGGTGAGGCCAGCCAACTGTATCGACCGTGCAAAATCTTTTGCCCGAGTAAGATAATAACCGTTGCTCCTCCGCCAAGGATATAAAGCCCTGAACCAATCGCCAGACCTAGCCCCGCCGTTGCCCAAATCCCCGCAGCAGTTGTCAGCCCCTTAACGGTGTGTCTGTGCATGAAAATCATTCCTGCGCCAAGGAATCCCACTCCACTTACTACCTGCGCTGCAATACGTGCGGGATCGAGTTTAACATAGGACCAAGAAGCTTGATCCTGAAATCCATATTTGGAGATGATCATCATAAGTGCAGCACCTAAAGCTACAATAAAATGCGTCCTAACTCCCGCTTCTTTCATTCGGCTTTTACGTTCAAATCCTACTAATACTCCACAAATTCCAGCTCCAACTACACGAAGTAAATATTCAAACTCCATACATTGTCCTTCTCTCCTTATGATATTGCTATTTATTGTATCATAAACGGGTTTCTATATTTCTCCTTCCAATAAGGTGGACATGATATTTAACATAGTTTGAGCATGCGCACAGTCACATCTGCAATGATTTAACTGTGATACCTTTATAGCTGTTACTCCAGTAGACATTGTATAACGATCTACAACTTGTGAAAGAGGTGCGTATATGAAGCTGCCAACAATCCAATTTGGGCATATTAAATCCAAGGTTCCTGTGATTCAAGGTGGTATGGGCGTAGGTATATCCTTAAGTGGATTAGCTGCTGCTGTAGCCAATGCAGGCGGGATCGGCACCATTTCCGGTACAGGAATCACCACTGATGAACTGAGAATGCATATTCGCAAAACAAGAGAGCTCTCTAAAGGGATTGGATATATCGGTGTGAACGTACTATTCGCAATGAAGGATTTTGCCGATAAAATGAAGGTTGCTTTGGAAGAAAAAGTGGACTTTATTATTTCCGGAGCCGGAATTTCCAGAGATATTTATGCTTGGGGGAAAGAATATGGCACCCCTGTGGTGTCTATTGTTTCTTCCGCCAAATTGGCCAGAATATCCGAAAGACTTGGTGCCTCTGCAGTCGTCGTGGAAGGATTTGAAGCTGGGGGCCATTTAGGCACTGAACGATCCATGTTTGATATCCTCCCAGAAGTTGTAGAAGCCGTTTCCATACCGGTTATTGCTGCAGGCGGGATTCTGACCGGAGATGATATCGCAAAAGCCCTTCGAATGGGCGCTTCCGGCGTTCAGATGGGGACTCGTTTCGTAGCAAGCCATGAATGTGATGCTCCTTTGTCATTTAAGCAAAAGTATGTAGATGCTCGACAAGGTGATACTATTCTAATTAAGTCTACAGTGGGGCTAGATGGCAGAGCGATTCGCAATGAATTCACAGATCGTATCAGTGATGATGCCAAATTAAAAATAGCCAAATGCTCTAATTGTCTAAAGGTATGTTCGCACCGCTTCTGTACCATGGAATCCCTCTTAACTTCCCTTAGAGGAGATGTTAAGAACGGATTGGTTTTTGCCGGGTCCAGGGTTCACGAGATTAAAGAGATATTGTCCGTACAGCAGATTATCGATAATTTAATGTATGAGTATCAAGGGGCATTAAACCCCGTAACTTAAGATAAACAAGAACCCTTTGTTGTATGCAACAAAGGGTTCTTGTTAAAAAACGTTCATTATAGTTGATTTACATCAACATTGCCTCACATCATTCCACGAGTATTATAAACGCCCTCTTGTTGATGGCAGCTCTTATACATTTGCTCTAGCTCGGAATCACCTAAGTTAGGGTGTCTTTCTTTCATAAATGGCAACATTTCTTTAAAAGTGCTAGGACCTACTCCGGCAGCATACACCGCTGTCCCAATTCCAAATGACAGAATAACTACACAGATTACTGAAAATACTCCTCTTTTCAAAAAAATCATCTCCTACTTAATAATACGGAAAAAATCAATACGAAAAAAATTTGCTGAGACCAACATGCACATCAGACCCATTCCCATAACTAGAATGGCTATGATCCAATCCGCTTTTCTCATATTCATCCTCCCGTGCTATCGAACACCCTGACTCCAATGAACAGTGGGTTCAATCATATTAATTATTATAGATAAATATTGTGTAGAAACTATGTGGGTCATGTTAGAAATTCATTTTTGACAATTTCGTGAAAATATTCACTATGTCATCATTCGTTCATATTGCGTTCTTATTTCCATGATATTATTTCGATATAACAATAAACACAAAGGAGTCATGATCATGAAAAAATTGTATTACACGTCATTTTTCTATGCAATTCTTGGGTTGATAGCAGGTGTTGCTTATCGTGAAATTACCAAAATGAATGATTTCGAAGGAAACACCATCTTAGTTGCACTTCATACTCATATCCTTGTACTGGGCTTCTTTTTCTTTATTATTGCTTTGATTCTAGCCAAGTTATTTAATATCCATGAGGCCAAATCATTTAATGCATGGTATATTGTCTATAACATTGGTCTCCTGATCACAATCGGTGCTATGGCTACTCGCGGGATGCTGCAAATTAACGGGACTGATATTAGCTTCTTACCGCATATCGCCGGTCTCGGTCATGCTATACTAGGAGCCGGTATCATATGGCTGCTAATTCTATTGGGGAAACGAATTAAATAATACAGAAAGAGCCGCTAGGATTATTCCAGCGGCTCTTTTCATTACATCCAGCTTCGGTTATGGAGCAATGCCCCAAGCGAGGCTATCATTTTGATAAAGCGTTACTTTATCCCAGTTAGCAAAAGCCGTTGTAGTAGCATCAAAGGAGTAGTCATTAGCTTCGTTAAAATTAGTCCAATCCGATTTGTAAATTCTGAGTTGAATATCTCCTGATTGGCCTCCAGCTGGAATGGAACCGGCTGAAGCAGTAAACGAAAGTTCAACGTACGTATCTGCGTTCGTACCTGTGTAATTAGCAAATGCGACCTGAACGTTATTATTCCCGACTTGCGCCCAGTCAATTACTCCATTCAACGTTTGATTACTATCTTTGGTGAAATAATAACGAATTTTAAGATCGCTTAAATTCACAGCGGTTGTTCCGTTATTTTTAATATTGAAATAAGGCTTAATCTGATTGTCGGTCACATTCGTATCTCCAGCACGATACTGCAACGTTAGATTAACCGCTGCGGGTGCTTGCGGACTGGCACTCGCTGGTGTAGAATTCGCGCTCTCTCCCACACTGTTGGTTGCGCTTACAACATAATAATAGGTTGTTCCGTTTGTTAAGCCCGTATTGCTGTAGCTAGTCGTTGTTAATCCTGCCGCTACTGTTGTATACGGCCCTCCGTTTGTAGTCGCTCGTTTCACTGTATAGCTAGTCGCACCTGTCGATGCGCTCCAGCTCAGGTTTACTTTGGCATCTCCCGCTGTCGCCACCAAGCTGGTCGGAGCTGCTGGAACAGTTGCTACCGCTACAGGGACCGCACTCGTTGGTGTAGAATTCGCACTCTCTCCCACGCTATTGGTTGCGCTTACAACATAATAATAGGTTGTTCCGTTTGTTAAGCCCGTATTGCTGTAGCTAGTCGTTGTTAATCCTGCCGCCACTGTTGTATACGGCCCTCCGTTTGTAGTCGCTCGTTTCACTGTATAGCTAGTCGCACCTGTTGATGCGCTCCAGCTCAGGTTTACTTTGGCATCTCCCGCTGTCGCCACCAAGCTGGTCGGAGCTGCTGGAACTACAGTTCCTCCTCCATTACTCAAAGGAATCACAGGGTAAGCATTCTGCACCAGCTGAACGAACTGCTCATGGAACCAGTGACCTGATACAGGTGCATTAGCCAATGCTCCGGTCAGTGTGCCGCTTGAGCTTGTATAAGTCGGATCACACATTCTGTCAAAGCCCTTACCTTCATTATTTGGGATTGCACTGCTGGAGCCATCAGATTCTCCCGGAGGCTTCACCCACACAAAAGCATCCAGATGCGAAGCTGCATAACCTGCTGGTGCTGCTTGAGGAACTTCTCCAATGCCAGCACCGCTGGCATTACACCAATTGCCGCGATGAAGGCGTTTATCTATCCGACCGGAATCCGCATATACATTAACGGTTGTTCCGCTCGCACTATCAGGACGATTAGATCCACCCCACCCATTACGGGAAGTATCTATCAGGAAGCCGATCGTGGAAGGCCAGCCTTTTGCTACAAAACCAGAATACAAAGCTGCTGTGAAATCGGCTTCATCAAAATACGGATTCCATTCATAATAGCTTGCTGAACGAAGCTGTTGACCGCCTATCGTAAGATTCGGATCAGGAAGATTAGGCTCTTCAAGCGGAGTGGTGTTCGCTGTGTTCGTAATAAATCCATCGACACTAGCAAGTCCAGCTGTAGTGCCAGACACAACCGAAGTGAAAAGGTCAATTGCGGGGCTACGATTAGTATCCCATCCGAGCCAACCAGAGTGTCCAATATCCATGTAAGTATATACATTCGGAATGGCATGGAGTGCATTTAATGTGTATCGTGTAGCATCACGGTAAATATTCGTTGAGTTAGCCTGAGCACATTGTGGTGTACTGAGGTTGGTCACCAAATTCGGCAGCGAGTCCGGCTCAACAATGGTTACTATACGGATATCGCTATATTTAGGCTTTGCAAAAATACTTGCGATTACATCAATATAATCAGATTTATAAGTGGTCAAGCCAGCTGCTGTCAGTGGCAGCTCACCATTAGAGGCCAGAGCATGGCAATCCCGTCCAGGCATATCGTAAATGACGAATGTAGCTGTTATCGGCGTGTTAGGTTGCTTTTGCGCAAGGATGGCATCTAAAGTTTCCTCAAGACTTTTTCTGCCTCCGTT
This Paenibacillus sp. FSL R5-0345 DNA region includes the following protein-coding sequences:
- a CDS encoding MgtC/SapB family protein, giving the protein MEFEYLLRVVGAGICGVLVGFERKSRMKEAGVRTHFIVALGAALMMIISKYGFQDQASWSYVKLDPARIAAQVVSGVGFLGAGMIFMHRHTVKGLTTAAGIWATAGLGLAIGSGLYILGGGATVIILLGQKILHGRYSWLASPKTQQIVICLSNTEGAVSRIQKILEEKNITILSFHAENNSLASELNLEIIVKYPESFNSVNLLSLIQEDASVKAVDFQ
- a CDS encoding NAD(P)H-dependent flavin oxidoreductase; translation: MKLPTIQFGHIKSKVPVIQGGMGVGISLSGLAAAVANAGGIGTISGTGITTDELRMHIRKTRELSKGIGYIGVNVLFAMKDFADKMKVALEEKVDFIISGAGISRDIYAWGKEYGTPVVSIVSSAKLARISERLGASAVVVEGFEAGGHLGTERSMFDILPEVVEAVSIPVIAAGGILTGDDIAKALRMGASGVQMGTRFVASHECDAPLSFKQKYVDARQGDTILIKSTVGLDGRAIRNEFTDRISDDAKLKIAKCSNCLKVCSHRFCTMESLLTSLRGDVKNGLVFAGSRVHEIKEILSVQQIIDNLMYEYQGALNPVT
- a CDS encoding DUF2871 domain-containing protein; this translates as MKKLYYTSFFYAILGLIAGVAYREITKMNDFEGNTILVALHTHILVLGFFFFIIALILAKLFNIHEAKSFNAWYIVYNIGLLITIGAMATRGMLQINGTDISFLPHIAGLGHAILGAGIIWLLILLGKRIK
- a CDS encoding glycoside hydrolase family 6 protein — protein: MLLLLTIMALVITGYAPSTTYASEVHVDNPFVGATAYVNPDYAALIDTSIAQVTDSTLISKMETVKKYPTAVWLDRIAAIYGGAENGGRKSLEETLDAILAQKQPNTPITATFVIYDMPGRDCHALASNGELPLTAAGLTTYKSDYIDVIASIFAKPKYSDIRIVTIVEPDSLPNLVTNLSTPQCAQANSTNIYRDATRYTLNALHAIPNVYTYMDIGHSGWLGWDTNRSPAIDLFTSVVSGTTAGLASVDGFITNTANTTPLEEPNLPDPNLTIGGQQLRSASYYEWNPYFDEADFTAALYSGFVAKGWPSTIGFLIDTSRNGWGGSNRPDSASGTTVNVYADSGRIDKRLHRGNWCNASGAGIGEVPQAAPAGYAASHLDAFVWVKPPGESDGSSSAIPNNEGKGFDRMCDPTYTSSSGTLTGALANAPVSGHWFHEQFVQLVQNAYPVIPLSNGGGTVVPAAPTSLVATAGDAKVNLSWSASTGATSYTVKRATTNGGPYTTVAAGLTTTSYSNTGLTNGTTYYYVVSATNSVGESANSTPTSAVPVAVATVPAAPTSLVATAGDAKVNLSWSASTGATSYTVKRATTNGGPYTTVAAGLTTTSYSNTGLTNGTTYYYVVSATNSVGESANSTPASASPQAPAAVNLTLQYRAGDTNVTDNQIKPYFNIKNNGTTAVNLSDLKIRYYFTKDSNQTLNGVIDWAQVGNNNVQVAFANYTGTNADTYVELSFTASAGSIPAGGQSGDIQLRIYKSDWTNFNEANDYSFDATTTAFANWDKVTLYQNDSLAWGIAP